The proteins below are encoded in one region of Methylobacillus flagellatus KT:
- a CDS encoding glycogen/starch/alpha-glucan phosphorylase, which produces MTAAKESNKPKASTLVITTEKTPIAQALQNHLIFSAFKTSEASTPRDWYVATGYTIRDHVVERWVKTAEAYNAQDPKRVYYLSLEFLLGRMLQNAALNLGIEGEVAEGLKTLGHKLEDVVELENDAALGNGGLGRLAACFLDSMASMDIPGTGYGIRYEYGMFRQSISQGQQVENPDNWLRYGNIWEFQRPESQYPVRFYGRVVEFPTAKGMEYHWVDAESVLAIAYDMPVPGYDTETVNTLRLWSAKAAREFDLAHFNEGNYEKAVEERNAYENISKVLYPNDTSVLGKELRLKQQYFFVSASIQDILRRFLAKHDDWSVLPDKVAIQLNDTHPAIAVAELMYQLVDVHHLDWDKAWKISEKVFAYTNHTLMPEALETWSVEMFGRLLPRHLGIIYRINHEFLQMVNHKFPGDTDLLRRVSIIDEEHGRRVRMAHLAVIGSHTVNGVAALHSELLKSTLFADFNRIFPGRFINITNGITPRRWLNQCNPGLTKLLESVIGKDFHHDLYKLRALEPLADDADFRKAFHAVKLANKERLAKRIEQVTGVRLNPAALFDVQIKRIHEYKRQLLNVLHIVTLYNRIRSGHVKDITPRAVIFGGKAAPGYWMAKLIIRLINDVASIVNEDPAVGDKLKVVFYPNYEVSAAELLFPGSDLSEQISTAGTEASGTGNMKMALNGALTIGTLDGANVEIREEVGEDNIFIFGLTTQQVAELKANHYNPWDYYHGNPELKQALDMITNGFFSVDEPDRYRAIGEALLQNGDQYLLLADYASYIDTQDAVGQLYRDKDEWNRRAILNVARIGKFSSDRTIGEYVEKVWHVKPVQH; this is translated from the coding sequence ATGACTGCTGCAAAAGAATCTAACAAGCCGAAAGCCTCCACGCTTGTGATTACCACCGAGAAGACCCCGATAGCACAAGCATTGCAGAATCACCTGATTTTTTCTGCGTTCAAGACCAGTGAAGCTTCCACGCCCCGTGACTGGTATGTGGCGACCGGATATACCATACGTGACCATGTCGTCGAACGCTGGGTCAAAACTGCTGAGGCATACAATGCCCAGGATCCTAAGCGAGTGTATTACCTTTCTCTGGAGTTCCTGCTTGGCCGCATGCTGCAAAATGCTGCACTGAATCTGGGCATCGAGGGTGAAGTGGCTGAGGGCTTGAAGACGCTGGGACACAAACTGGAGGATGTCGTCGAGCTGGAAAACGATGCTGCGCTGGGAAATGGCGGCTTAGGGCGCTTGGCTGCGTGCTTCTTGGACTCCATGGCGAGCATGGATATTCCTGGGACAGGCTATGGCATCCGCTATGAATATGGGATGTTCCGCCAGTCAATCAGCCAGGGGCAACAGGTGGAAAATCCAGACAATTGGCTGCGGTACGGCAATATCTGGGAGTTTCAACGACCAGAAAGCCAGTATCCAGTAAGGTTTTATGGCAGGGTGGTGGAGTTCCCGACTGCCAAGGGCATGGAATACCACTGGGTGGATGCGGAAAGCGTGCTCGCCATTGCCTATGACATGCCGGTACCAGGCTACGACACAGAGACCGTGAACACCCTCCGCTTATGGTCGGCCAAGGCGGCGCGTGAATTCGATCTTGCGCATTTCAACGAAGGCAACTATGAAAAGGCCGTCGAAGAGCGTAATGCCTACGAGAATATCTCCAAGGTGCTTTATCCTAACGATACCTCCGTATTGGGTAAGGAGCTGCGCCTGAAGCAACAGTATTTCTTCGTTTCGGCCTCGATCCAGGATATCTTGCGCCGCTTCTTGGCCAAGCACGACGATTGGAGCGTGTTGCCGGACAAGGTGGCGATCCAGCTCAACGATACGCATCCCGCGATTGCCGTGGCCGAGCTGATGTATCAGCTGGTGGATGTGCATCACCTGGACTGGGACAAGGCATGGAAAATCAGTGAAAAGGTATTTGCCTATACCAACCATACCTTGATGCCGGAAGCACTCGAGACCTGGTCGGTGGAGATGTTCGGCAGGCTACTGCCACGGCATTTGGGTATCATCTACCGTATCAATCATGAGTTCCTGCAGATGGTAAACCACAAATTCCCTGGCGATACCGATTTGCTCAGGCGCGTGTCTATTATTGATGAGGAGCATGGACGCCGCGTGCGCATGGCGCACCTAGCCGTAATTGGCAGCCATACCGTCAACGGGGTGGCTGCCTTGCACAGCGAGCTGTTGAAATCGACCTTGTTTGCCGATTTCAACCGCATTTTCCCCGGGCGCTTCATCAATATTACCAATGGCATTACCCCCCGTCGCTGGCTCAATCAATGCAATCCCGGATTGACCAAGCTGTTGGAAAGCGTCATCGGCAAGGATTTCCACCATGACCTCTATAAGCTGCGCGCATTGGAGCCATTGGCTGACGATGCCGATTTCCGTAAAGCGTTCCATGCGGTGAAATTGGCGAACAAGGAGCGGCTTGCCAAGCGGATTGAGCAAGTGACAGGCGTCAGGCTCAACCCTGCTGCCTTGTTCGATGTGCAGATCAAGCGCATACATGAATACAAGCGCCAGCTGCTGAATGTGCTTCACATCGTGACCTTGTACAACCGTATCCGTAGCGGGCATGTCAAGGACATCACGCCACGCGCCGTGATTTTTGGTGGCAAGGCAGCGCCGGGCTATTGGATGGCCAAGCTCATTATCCGCTTGATCAACGACGTGGCTTCTATTGTCAATGAGGATCCTGCCGTGGGGGATAAGCTCAAGGTCGTGTTCTACCCGAATTACGAGGTGTCGGCAGCGGAGCTTTTGTTTCCGGGTAGCGATCTTTCCGAACAAATATCCACCGCCGGCACCGAGGCGTCGGGCACCGGCAACATGAAAATGGCCCTGAATGGCGCCCTTACCATCGGAACGCTGGATGGTGCCAATGTGGAAATCCGCGAGGAGGTCGGGGAGGACAATATTTTCATTTTCGGCCTGACCACCCAACAAGTGGCGGAGCTGAAAGCCAATCATTACAACCCGTGGGACTACTACCATGGCAACCCCGAGTTGAAGCAGGCTCTGGACATGATCACCAACGGCTTTTTCTCCGTCGATGAACCAGATCGTTATCGTGCCATCGGGGAGGCTTTGCTGCAAAACGGGGATCAATACCTGCTGCTGGCCGATTATGCGAGTTATATCGACACCCAGGATGCGGTGGGCCAGCTATACAGGGACAAGGATGAGTGGAACCGTCGGGCGATCCTCAATGTCGCGCGTATCGGCAAGTTCTCGAGTGATCGCACCATTGGTGAGTACGTAGAGAAAGTCTGGCACGTCAAACCCGTGCAACATTAA